The genomic window TCAGGCCGGCAAGACCGCGTTCGACAAGCTGGACCTGGTCGGCGACGAGGCCACTGGCGCGAACATCGTCAAGGTCGCGCTCGACGCCCCGCTGCGTCAGATCGCCGTGAACGCCGGCCTCGAGGGTGGTGTCGTCGTGGAGAAGGTGCGTAACCTCCCCGCGGGTCACGGCCTGAACGCCGCGACCGGTGAGTACGTCGACCTGCTGGCCGCGGGCATCATCGACCCGGCCAAGGTCACCCGTTCGGCGCTGCAGAACGCCGCGTCGATCGCCGCGCTGTTCCTCACCACCGAGGCCGTCGTGGCCGACAAGCCCGAGAAGAACCCGGCTCCGGCCGGCGCCCCGGGCGGCGGTGACATGGACTTCTGAGTCCAGTCGTAAAAAAGGCGGGCCGCGAAAGCGGCCCGCCTTTTTGCATGCCCGCAAACACCCCGAACCCGAACTCACCACGCTGCGGGTTGCCCGTTCGTACTGTGCCGAGTCGGGGTGCGATAACTCACCACGCGGTGGGCAACTGCTTGCAGTGTGCCGAGTTGGGGTGCGAATCGAGCCCGGACTCATCACGCAACGGGTGTCTGCTCGCAGTGGGCTTGGCCGGGGTTCGGATCGGATGTCGCGGGGATGCAGAGGGGCCCGGCCGATCGGCCGGGCCCCTCTGCATACGCCGTCAGCTTCGGTGGCGGCCCGGGCGGTGGCGTCCGGGGCGGGTCACCTGCGTGAGGATCAGCAGGAAACCGCCGATCACCATGGCCAGCATGCCGACGGTGAAGACCGGGGCGATGCTCGAACCGGTGGTGGGCAGGTCGGCGTCTCCGGAGGCGGTCACCCGGATGGTGATCGTCGCCCGGGCGGTGCCGCCGCGTTCGTCCTGGATCGTGTACGACATGGTGTCGGTGCCGGTGTATCCGGCGGCGGCCGCGTAGGTGACCGTGTTGCCGGCGAGGGTCGCCGTACCGTGCTTGGGCTTGCCGATCTTGAGGATGCTGAGCGTCTCGCCGTACGGATCGGTGTCGTTCTTCAGCGGCTTGAACGAGACCGTGCCGCCCTTCTTCACCGTGTAGCGGTCCTTCACCGCGACCGGCGGCTGGCTCGCACCGGCCACGGCGACGGTGATGGTGCCGGTGGTCAGGTTCCCGTCGGCGTCTTCTGCCAGGTAGGTGAAGGTGTCCGTACCGGCGAAGCCCTTGGCGGCGGTGTAGGTGACGCTGCCGTCGGCGTTGAGCTTGGCGGTGCCGTGTTTCGGCGTACCCACCGACCTGATCGTGATCGCGATGCCGTTCTTGTCGACGGTCGGCAGCGGGATGCTGATGGCCTTGCCGGGTTCGGCTTCCACGTCCTTGTTCGGGGCGACCGGCGCCAGGGCGACGGTGACCTTCACGGTGGAGCCGGTGCTCTGCCCGGTGTCGTCCTTCGCGGTGTAGGTGAAGGTGGCGACGCCGGAGAAGCCGCTCGGCGGGGTGTAGACGACCGCGTCACCGGAGACCTTGGCGGTGCCGTGGTCCGGAGTGCCGACCGTGTCGAGGGCCAGCGAGCCGTTCGGGTCGAGGTCGTTCTCCAGCACCTGGATGGTGATCGCCTTCTGGTAGGCGGTCCTCCGCTCGTCCGCCACCGCGACCGGCTTCCCGTCGTCGCTGGTGACCGTGACGGTGACGGTGCCCTCGGCGGTGCCGCCTTCGCCGTCGCTCACCTCGTACGAGAAGGTGTCGGTGCCGGTGAAGTCGTCCGCCGGGGTGTACCGGATCTTGCCGTCGACGATCTCGGCGGTGCCGTTCTCGGGCGTGCCGACCCCGCTGATCTCCAGCGTCTGGTCGGTGTTGGGGTCGGTGTCGTTGGCGAGGACATCGATGTCCACGGGTGTGCCGGTCTGCACCGCTGCGGTGTCGGCGGCGGCGACCGGTGGGGCGTTGCCCACGTTGACGGTGACCGTCGCGGTCTTGGTGGTCCCGGCAGTGTCCCGGACTGTGTAGGTGAACGTGTCGGTGCCGTAGTAGCCGGGCGTCGGGGTGTAGCGGACCTTGTTCCCGGCGGCCAGGACGGCGGTGCCGTGTGCCGGGTCGGTGACGCTCACCAGGGTGAGGGGGTCGCCGTCCGGGTCGGTGTCGTTGGCGGTCACGTCGATGTCGAGGGCGGTGCCGGACGGGGTGGAGACGGTGTCCGGGTTGACGTCCGGGTCGCCGGAGATCGTGATGGTGACGGTGGCCTCGTCGGTGGCGCCGAGGTCGTCGGTGAGCGTGTAGGTGAACGTGTCGGTGCCGGTGGCGCCGGTGTTCGGGGTGTAGATCACCTTGCCGCCGGTGAGGGCGACGGTGCCCTTGGTGGCGGTGCCGACCTGGAGCACGGTCAGGACCTGCCCGGTGTTCGGGTCGGTGTCATTGGCGAGCACGTCCAGTTCGGTGGCGGTGCCCGGCTTCACGGTGAACTTGTCGTCGATCGCGTTCGGTGCCACGTTGTCGACGGTGATGGTGATCTGCCCGGTGTCGGAGTTGCCACCCGGGTCGAAGCACGTGTAGGTGAACGTGTCGATGCCGTAGTAGCCGTCGTCCGGTGTGTAGGTGACGGCGCCGGCCTGGGTGAAGGTGACCGTTCCGTGGGCCGGGGCGGTGACCGCGGCCAGGGTCAGCGTGTCACCGTTCGGGTCGGTGTCGTTGGTGAGCACGTTCAGCGTGACGGGCTCGTTGGTGCTGGTGCTCGTCGCGTCCGGGTTGGCCTCCGGCGGACCGTCGACGACGGTCACCGTGACGGTCGCGCCGGCGGTGCCGCCCTTGCCGTCGGAGATCGTGTAGTGGAACGTGTCGGTGCCGTGGTAGCCGTTCGCCGCCTGGTAGACGACCTTGCCGTTGACGACCTGGGCGGTGCCGTGACCCGGCGGGGTGTCGATGGTGATGGTGAGGGTGTCGCCGTTCGAGTCGGCGTCGTTGGCGAGCACGTCGAGGGTGTTCGGCGCGTTGGACGCCACCGTGTAGGTGTCGTTACCTGCGGTGGGCGGGGCGTTGCCGATCGTGATGGTGACGGTTCCGGTGTCGGTGTCGGTGCCGTCGGTGATCGTGTAGGTGAAGGTGTCCGTCCCGGTGAAGCCGGGGTTCGGCGTGTACGTGAGAGTGCCGTCGTTGTTGCGGACCACGGTGCCGTGCCCCGGAGTGGTGGTGCTGGTGACGGTCAGGGTGTCACCGTTCGGGTCGGTGGAGTCCAGGGCCGGGTTCAGCGTGACCGGGGTTTCGTACCCGGTGGTCGGTGTCAGGTCTTTGGCGACCGGGGCGGCGTTGCCGACGGTGACGGTGACCGTGGCGGTCGACGTCGGGTTCCCGAGGTTGTCCTTGATGCTGTAGGTGAACGTCGCGGTCCCGGAGAACCCGTCCGGCGCCGTGTACTCGATCTGGTTGCCGACGATCCGGATGGTGCCGTGGTTCGGAGTGGTCGTCGAGACGATGCCGAACGGGTCGCCGTTCGGGTCGGCGTCGTTGGCGAGCACGTTCAGGAGCACGGTGCCCTTGTAGACGACGGTGCCGGTGTCGTTGACCGCGACCGGGGCACCGTCGGAGACCGTCACGGTCACGGTGCCGGTGGCGGTGTTGTTCTGGGCCTGGCCGTCCGAGATGACGTAGGTGAAGGTCGCGGTGCCCTTGAACGACGCGGCGGGCGTGTAGACGACCTTGCCGGCGCTCATGCTGGTGGTCCCGGCGCCGGACTGCGGCGGGTCGACCGAGGTGAGGGTCAGGGTGTCGTTGTTCGGGTCGGTGTCGTTGAGGACCACGTCGATCGTGATCGGGACCCCGGACCCGGTGGTGCGGGCGTCGGCGACCGCGGTCGGGCTGGCGTTGGTGGTGGTGATCGTGGCGGTCCTGGTGTCCGATCCGCCGTACGGGTCGTAGCACGTGAAGACGAACGGCTCAGTGCCCCGCCAGTCGTCGTCCGGCGTGTAGGTGATCGACTGGTCCGCGTTCACGATGGTCGTGCCGTGTACAGGGGCCGTGGTGACCTGGGTGGTGAAGGGCCCGCTCGGGTTGTCGGAGTCGGTGATGTCGGCGACCACGTCGATGGTGACCGG from Actinoplanes derwentensis includes these protein-coding regions:
- a CDS encoding beta strand repeat-containing protein, whose protein sequence is MRTTPYRVISAFVIMTLTVMAGVAVSPPEADAAITNAFASRYSVNANGAILIRGNTNMQCPAAATNCTAAQGGTGNGGETLNNNGYNMEFTNPDGDATTFNDSTATVDMPANSTVLFAGLYWGADISAGGNGVAAPTPASNNQVRFGVPNASGLSVVTATQMFAPTGVTSAYQGFADVTQQVSGAGNGTYTVADIQAGTGVDRYAGWSLVIAYQNAAKPLQSLRVYDGFGVVDTNSTSVDITVSGFQTPTDTSTPVEASIGAVVYEGDLGKVGDTLQLDGAAMMDSANPSNNFFNSTVSEGGTGLTSRTPAWSNLMGVDMDQFDATGKIAHNATQATLNLATSGETIYPGVVTFTTALAAPSLTTVTTPTDVDGGDLLPGDVIEYSIVVTNNGFDTARDIVLTDAIPTGLTYIPGTMTVAGNTVADTGPPLAYSISTLARNSSTTVTYRASVNSSTAPGSSIVNVPNLSYYGSSSSSAEIKGPGDTSTLTVQQPQVNLTATLTVSPAMVNRSSSPNTVNYTVKVDNAGQDLEPHPIAVVDLPTGITPGTLPNTCAAGNANQRVTCDLSAVAKNSSGTVTFPASVNNSAADTATATLTVTGSGNEGSPSNNTASADVKLNNSPVAKSYTRSTTHKTPVTIDVVADITDSDNPSGPFTTQVTTAPVHGTTIVNADQSITYTPDDDWRGTEPFVFTCYDPYGGSDTRTATITTTNASPTAVADARTTGSGVPITIDVVLNDTDPNNDTLTLTSVDPPQSGAGTTSMSAGKVVYTPAASFKGTATFTYVISDGQAQNNTATGTVTVTVSDGAPVAVNDTGTVVYKGTVLLNVLANDADPNGDPFGIVSTTTPNHGTIRIVGNQIEYTAPDGFSGTATFTYSIKDNLGNPTSTATVTVTVGNAAPVAKDLTPTTGYETPVTLNPALDSTDPNGDTLTVTSTTTPGHGTVVRNNDGTLTYTPNPGFTGTDTFTYTITDGTDTDTGTVTITIGNAPPTAGNDTYTVASNAPNTLDVLANDADSNGDTLTITIDTPPGHGTAQVVNGKVVYQAANGYHGTDTFHYTISDGKGGTAGATVTVTVVDGPPEANPDATSTSTNEPVTLNVLTNDTDPNGDTLTLAAVTAPAHGTVTFTQAGAVTYTPDDGYYGIDTFTYTCFDPGGNSDTGQITITVDNVAPNAIDDKFTVKPGTATELDVLANDTDPNTGQVLTVLQVGTATKGTVALTGGKVIYTPNTGATGTDTFTYTLTDDLGATDEATVTITISGDPDVNPDTVSTPSGTALDIDVTANDTDPDGDPLTLVSVTDPAHGTAVLAAGNKVRYTPTPGYYGTDTFTYTVRDTAGTTKTATVTVNVGNAPPVAAADTAAVQTGTPVDIDVLANDTDPNTDQTLEISGVGTPENGTAEIVDGKIRYTPADDFTGTDTFSYEVSDGEGGTAEGTVTVTVTSDDGKPVAVADERRTAYQKAITIQVLENDLDPNGSLALDTVGTPDHGTAKVSGDAVVYTPPSGFSGVATFTYTAKDDTGQSTGSTVKVTVALAPVAPNKDVEAEPGKAISIPLPTVDKNGIAITIRSVGTPKHGTAKLNADGSVTYTAAKGFAGTDTFTYLAEDADGNLTTGTITVAVAGASQPPVAVKDRYTVKKGGTVSFKPLKNDTDPYGETLSILKIGKPKHGTATLAGNTVTYAAAAGYTGTDTMSYTIQDERGGTARATITIRVTASGDADLPTTGSSIAPVFTVGMLAMVIGGFLLILTQVTRPGRHRPGRHRS